The Streptomyces sp. JB150 genomic interval GGTCAGCCAGTCGCGCACGAACTGCTTGTCGTACGACGGCTGCGCGCGGCCCGGCTGCCACTGGTCGGCCGGCCAGAAGCGGGAGGAGTCCGGGGTCAGCACCTCGTCGGCGAGGACGAGGGCGTCGCCGTCGAAGCCGAACTCGAACTTGGTGTCGGCCAGGATGATCCCGCGGTCGCGGGCGATGTCACGGGCCCGCGCGTAGACGGCGAGGGTCAGCTGGCGCAGCCGGGCGGCGGTGTCGGCGCCGACCTGGCGGGCGACCTCCTCGTAGGAGACGTTCTCGTCGTGCTCGCCGACGGCGGCCTTGGTCGCCGGGGTGAAGATCGGGCCGGGCAGCTCGGAGCCGTCGGTGAGGCCTTCGGGGAGGGCGAGGCCGCAGACCGTACGGGACTCGTTGTACTCGGCGAGGCCGGAGCCGGTCAGGTAGCCGCGGGCCACGCACTCCACCGGGACCATCCGCAGCGACTTGCAGACCAGGGTGCGGCCGGCCCAGTCGGCGGGGGCGCCGGCGGGCAGCTCGGTGCTCAGGACGTGGTTGGGGGCGAGGTCGGCGAGCTGGTCGAACCACCACAGGGAGAGCTGGGTGAGGACCCGGCCCTTGTCGGGGATCTCGGTCGGCAGCACCCAGTCGTAGGCGGAGATGCGGTCGCTGGCGACCATCACGAGGTCGCCCGCCTCGTTCCGGTACAGGTCGCGCACCTTGCCGGTGTGCAGATGCACCAGGCCCGGAACCTGGATCGGCTCGGGCTTTTCAACGAATCCGGACACGGTTCCTCCCCGTGGTTCTGTCCAATGCCTCGATTGTCCCGTACGGGCACGGGCCGGCGGACAGCGGGTCAGTCACGTTTGCAGATGCGGTCCAGGAGGTTGGCGGTGGCGCGCTGGATACGGCGGTCCACGTGGCCCGGCCGGTCCAGCGCCGGGGACCAGGCGAAGGTTCCGGACGCGAAGACCCAGGCGCCGGAGGGGGCGCGGTAGAGGGAGGTCTCCTGGTGGCGGGTGACGCCCTCGGCGTCCCGGTACGGGGAGTGGGCGAGCAGGATGCGCTCGTCGTGGTCGGGGAGGGGGGCGCGCGGGAAGTAGCGGTCGGCCTCGCCCGCGACCAGGCCCTCGATGGCGTCGCCCTCGTGCGCGCCGGTCGCGTCCCACAGCCAGTGGCCGGCGTTGCGGACGATCAGCGGGTGGGGTTCGGGGACCGGGCCCGCGTACTGGATGCCGAGCAGTTCCTGCTCGGGGCGGTCGATCTCGCGCCACAGCACCGGTTTGCCGGGCCCCTGGCGTTTGCGGCAGGTGAGGAGGCGGTCGGGGCTGCCGGACGGGGAGGGGCCCAGCTCGACCTGCCAGTACACGGAGTTGGAGGACAGGAAGACCAGGGACGTGCCGTGGTCGCGGGCCGCCTCGGCGGCGCGGCGCATCTGCGGGGACCAGTACTCGTCGTGGCCCGGGAAGACCAGCCCCCGGTAGCGGGTGGGGTCGACGCGGCCGGCGTGCAGGTCGCGGGCGTCGGCGTAGGCGAGGTCGTAGCCGTAGCGCTCGGCCCAGCGGATGACGTCGTAGGCGTGGCCCACGTGCAGCGGGAGGCCCGCCCCGGCGTACGGGCGGTCGAAGGAGACGGTGGTCGCGGCGTCGTGCTCGCCGAGCAGGCGGCCGTCCTCGTCCCAGGCGTGGTAGAGGCTGGCGCCGGTGCGGCCGTCCTCCGGATAGAGGTTGTACGCCTGCCAGGTGACGTCCGGCAGCACCAGCAGCAGGTCGGCCGGGCGGTCGTCGCGGACGGTGAAGGGCACGTGGGAGCGGTAGCCGTCGGCGGTGGTCAGCACGGCCACGTAGGCGCCGGTGCTCCAGTGGTCCGGGACCTGCAGACGCCAGGAGAGCCACCAGTGGTGGCAGGAGACCGTACGGTCGACGACGAGCGGCGGGGACTGCACGATGCCGGACAGGCGCGGGCTCGTGGTGATCTTGGCGGCGCCGTCACC includes:
- a CDS encoding phosphoribosylaminoimidazolesuccinocarboxamide synthase, which translates into the protein MSGFVEKPEPIQVPGLVHLHTGKVRDLYRNEAGDLVMVASDRISAYDWVLPTEIPDKGRVLTQLSLWWFDQLADLAPNHVLSTELPAGAPADWAGRTLVCKSLRMVPVECVARGYLTGSGLAEYNESRTVCGLALPEGLTDGSELPGPIFTPATKAAVGEHDENVSYEEVARQVGADTAARLRQLTLAVYARARDIARDRGIILADTKFEFGFDGDALVLADEVLTPDSSRFWPADQWQPGRAQPSYDKQFVRDWLTSAESGWDRKSEQPPPALPQQVVDATRAKYVEAYERLTGTPWS
- a CDS encoding N,N-dimethylformamidase beta subunit family domain-containing protein, which codes for MGSDQIRRWESGALAHAVTDPFGQGPLPWLRGSETYFDDGQVVPWYVDPDAPERTGAGHRPGSRVPAPRAGSTGPIRSADDVHRQIKGFASTGAVAPGEAVDFHITVDPPQEFSVDVYRIGHYAGDGAAKITTSPRLSGIVQSPPLVVDRTVSCHHWWLSWRLQVPDHWSTGAYVAVLTTADGYRSHVPFTVRDDRPADLLLVLPDVTWQAYNLYPEDGRTGASLYHAWDEDGRLLGEHDAATTVSFDRPYAGAGLPLHVGHAYDVIRWAERYGYDLAYADARDLHAGRVDPTRYRGLVFPGHDEYWSPQMRRAAEAARDHGTSLVFLSSNSVYWQVELGPSPSGSPDRLLTCRKRQGPGKPVLWREIDRPEQELLGIQYAGPVPEPHPLIVRNAGHWLWDATGAHEGDAIEGLVAGEADRYFPRAPLPDHDERILLAHSPYRDAEGVTRHQETSLYRAPSGAWVFASGTFAWSPALDRPGHVDRRIQRATANLLDRICKRD